The DNA sequence CATTTGGTTTGAAATGCTTCGAGCAGACCTTAGGCCGTACTTTTTTGGACACCTGTATGAGATTAAAAGATGAGCTTTAATGTTCAAAAAGTAAGCGCTTTcaatagaaaatggtttgaacaaGCATCATCTCGACTTTGTTCATGGAAATCGAGTGTTTCAATGGAAAAATTAGACCataccattaaaaaaaagagcatAAAAACTTCAGCTTACATATACAAGAAATATAAACTGTCGATCGACTTGGCGGCATGCACTTCATGGCGACGACTTACCGTGAACTTTGCTCCTCTGTCTCTCCTGATAGCTCTTATCCACTTCCTTTCTTATGCTGGATCCAGAGGGAACTGGTGGAACGAGATTCCCTCGAGACAGGTTGACCGATTAGTGTTACTCAAAGGAACGCAGCAATGATCTCTATTCTATTCACCATGGCGGTAACGACAATTTAGATTACACGTTTAGCCTCGTCTTGGTGACTATAATTCGTGACGTAAATTCAACATGGCCGCTGTGTGACAAAAGcgaatacaaaaaaaaaaaaaccctacgcaTTTTATGACTTGTGCCGtcggcctatggcctgggcacAAGTAAATAGAATTGACTTGAAAGAGAAATATGCTTATTGttattcaaaatcaaaatgcGACATTTTAAAGTGCCGACCTTTGAGTGGGACAACGCAACTGCTTTCAATTCTAAACATAGCTGTTTATTGTTAGAGCTACGGAAATACAACTTCCTGTCACGCCCACAGTTGTTTGTTACTGGCTGCAAAACCACAAAACGTAAATAGCaggcaattattattactatagcCAAGGAATGTAACCTGCAAGGTAGACCGAATGCACAGGTTTGTTTGGTGAGTAAGAACCTTATAGGACGCCGCTGGCAGGTTCTGTCGACAAAAAAAGAGCGCTTTACATCTTTTTGGTGAGGGTATCAAAATTGTCGTAGGTAAGACACTTATTTTAGACATGATTAGGTAACATAAGAGTTTTATGTCATTTCGCTGCTACTCTGTTTTATAAGTTGATCGATATCAGCCCTGCATTAGCGTATCGAAAAGATGATTTATGGATTAACAAGATTCCTTCGGTGCTTAAAATAAAtgcttttctctttctccAAATGCAGATTTATTTAGAGAATCGAATGCTTACCGCCACAACTTCGAAGCTGTCTTTATTTGACAAGAGCTTTATACGGGCTCAAAATATCTAAATGCGATCCCATTTCATctctatttaaatttttggttttaccATATCCGGGCGTTCCGTTAACACCTTCTAATTTCAAACTCAAGTACGAATTGCGTTTATTatgtttaaaaacaattgCTGCACGGTGTAAACAGTCTCATTTCAAACTGCTTGACGGATTCATCAGAAGCTTAATACACTTTCCTAACGTTGACAAAGCACGTGCCGCGATAAGATTACTTTATGCAAGCAAATTGTTCCAAAATTGCTTTCTTCTCTCGTTTTCCAACGATGAACTAAATATCTTAAGTGCTTCTTCAAAGCTGTATCCCTGTCGTTTCCAAACTACTATTTCTCAGTTTTTCACCTCAAAGAATTTTTGTCAAAGGAATGCCTAAATTCATGCTTATTCATGAAGCTGGATCGAGGTCATATGttacttttgttgttgtaatcACATCGTTTCTTTGGCAACCGTAATCGTTTACATGGATTTACTTGCCAAAGACGCTGACCAAGCAACCaaagatgctgaaaaagcGGATTCCGGTGCAAATTAATCTCCGAAGCGTTCCATCCCTTTGTCAAAGTTCCTGGAATGCTCTCTTTTGACTACTTCCATTTTTACCTGCCCGTTGAAACCTTGTCTTTTGCCGTGGGACCCGGATGTAAAAAGTCTTCAGTTGTTATCAGAAAGTCGTATGGAGATTACATTTATTCCTCATAAACGAAGTAAAGTAACGCaaagtttgaagtttttttatttgacgTTTCGTAAACCTCTTCTGAAGCGAGTGTCAACTACAAAACTTGAATGTTATTACATAATTTAAGTAAATAATCATACACAGTAAACACTGcctgttttgtttcaataaaattaaaaaaaaatgatcagCAAAGTTACAACTTTTCACTGCTAAAATATGCGTTAAAGTGTGCAGCTGTAAATCTATGAAAGTATCTGCTTAACTTTGCAAggtatagagcggttttcaaacgactgtcgaaaaccaaaaccaaagcaattactccgaccaatcacaacaggaacgaacagcgcgatgaaccaatcacaattccttgcaattaaggacggtgcctactaattaaagatattttttccccggtgtgtgattatgcaggaaatgtagatcttaacaagtcctattgaaatccaaaaagaaaattgggggtaacgacgcatttttcaaagataattcacgAATAATATcggtaaaaagctttaaaatacaaagcaatgtatggcgttctttctcaaattgaagcttaattatctctcaaaaatgcatggttacccccaattttctttttggataccaagagtacttactaagatctactttctccggatagttttaaaccgcgcaaaaatatccctgtattagtaagcattggcgataggaaatccgaatatctggagatgcgcagaacgtatgcgcagtaacaatagaaggcaccgtccttaaatgtaactcgctcgaagcgcgggaaaaatcacgcgtacaaggtgcgattagttttggttttgcttctcattggttgaaaaactggcgcgactcttttaagccaatcactaaacatagcaatcgcaatcacgtaattactttcgacagtcatttgaaaactgctctatatgcataaatcaaaatgtcCTTTTGCAAAGCAGCAGTAACTTGAGGTGACAAAACACAGCAATAAATTCAATTGCGAATTCTTTTGATGCTTGTTGTGATGAAGTCGGCTTTCCATAGGTGCAATTTTTGCAACACAAACGTTGAGTTTCGTCAGGAGCCAATgagttggagcatgcaactcccatacaaagcctatgtcacggcatttttacagactgatctatttttggaatacctttttcttttgtgaaagaacgGCAgctccaacctcgttcccagggtctttcatcctagggaagaaagaccctggttcaggctggtcacgtgcCTCCCAAAAAGTGggaggtgacaaaaaaaatgcggGAGGGAGAAGTAAGCAAGTCGcgattttgtctttccttaaCTCACTATGGAAAGGGCAAATTTGTCTAAAAATGTAACACATCTTAGTTGTGTCACAGCATCAACTGCGAGCGGAGATGTCGAAGACACAGAAAAAGATATATGTAGCGTCTAGTAATGCAACAAGTTCTTCTAGGCTCTTCAAGTCTGTgggatatttttctctttgtaaaaatttgtttggaaaagcaaATCATGCGTTGCACTTTGCCGCGGAAGAGATTTACGGCAGTTCCCTTCGgagaagtgaattatttctgcaTTTACGCTGTAGACCTGGCAAAAGACGTCTTAAAAACTTCATAGCGTTATACAGACACTGATTTTCGAAAGTCACATATCTTAAGAACGAGTTAAGAGATTTATCGAGGAGTCACTCTCCGCGCTTCGATCGTTGAAGACTTCCAAAGCAACACACGACTCAGTGGCTCACGTACACGGCGAGGACTTGATTTCGAACTCCGCGaaccaaattcaaagttgAAGTCGGGTTGTATTGTTGGGTAAATTTTATGGTTGACAATCGTATGAGAGTTTTCCCACGGAAACGAATACAAACATACTCTTTTTTTGTCGGCGTGTCTTGTTGAATCATTTCCGATCGGTCCGGAAAGGAAGCACAAACTTGACTTCTCTGCTTTATTTATACGACCAGGCCTTTTTCTATAAACTACTCAATCAGTAAGAAGTTCAATGGACACCCAAGCCATTGGCAAGGCAAATAAcaacacttttcttttttaacttaaaagtACTGCAACTGAACAAGTTGTATGTAGTAAACATCGCGTGTCGAAGAGAATCACACGTTATAATTTGACATTCTTATCTTTTCATAGTTCCCAGACCCAgtttagtttcaaatgttgaaagcaaTGTACTTGGTATGACAAATCTTCGCTGCGAAATCGAAAGAGAGCTATCCATGGTTGCCCAGAGAGCCGGTTTAGGAGGTAACAAACGGTCGCGGCGACAATACTTTGATAAATTGGGACCCCTCCCTCGAAGATAAATTTGTTACCAAGACATgtgaccagcctgaaccagggtctttcttccctcgctccctttggggtggggagatgaaagaccctgggaacgaggttgcggcagctccggtccagtgacgtagcgacgtcaatttgtttccTGTGATTTACCATAGTACTCCCAGGGGAGTCTCATTCccgggaaattcgatctaaaaataaataggtctatgaaaacgccgtgacaggaaagtagtggagttgcatgctcctagtcTTATTTTTCCTGCTGTTTTGATTTCAGGTGCAGCGGCTGAGTGCTAACATGACCGCCTTGCCTGTTAGACGTGCGCCTTCGGTGAACGCGCTGTCACCGCGAGAACTGACATACGAAACCGTCGGATTCGACAAAGTTTGCATTCCTGTCAACGCCGTCATAGTAGCTGAAAACGAGCTGCTTTTCCTGGAAACTGCTCAAAACTTGCAGGACTTGAAGGCGGTTGTAATTGAAAAAATTGGCTACGTTTACTTTGGCAGAATTCACTGCCGAGTTGTGTTCTTGTTGAAGCCTCGCGGCCCAACCGCGGTCATTCACGCCATGAAAAGGCTACAACCCAGAGCCGCCATCTTCCTTGGCTTCTGCAAGGCTCTGCAGTTCAGGTCTCGCGACTCACAGGGTGTCTCTTTCGAAGTTGGAGATGTGCTGATCGCTGAGACGGTGCTTCGCAAGTCGTCCAAATATGGTGAAATTGAAAGTCATCCCTGTAGCGAATATCTGGTCAACGTTTTTGAGCATGGCAAGTTTGGTTGGTCACCGCCAAAGTACCGCAGACAGAGCGCACATGTTGGCAGTGTTGTACAGATGGGGGATTTtgcgaaaaatgaaaaagggaCTGCCATAGCAGAAAAATCTACCAAGTTGGGTGGGTATGAAAACTATCTGGATATTTCTGCTCGGAGGAACCTTTGCCGCGCGCTATTTCTAAATGCGGCCCATCAGTTTTCCGTATCACCAGTCCACACCCGAGAAGTTTCGATCTGCAACGGAATACAGCCCATCAGTTAACGGTATTATCTATTTTAGGAACGGCTGTTGCTCGTGGTAAATGGAGACAACGTCAAACCTATAGGAGCTTAATTGATTcgcaaccaatcagaagcgtTGTGGCCATAAGgcccaatctgattggccattgTTTGGTGGAACCTTTATTCCAAATTTGGATAATGGCCGCCCACCCTCTCCTTGGCAGAGAAAAGTCCTGGGAACGTTTACGTGCTAGTAAACTGGTGGCGCCAAGACAGACATAACCTAGCCTGCATGACAGGCGCTTTATGAGCCAAGCGGGGCGAAcgtaatagggagcttaagcaaccacgacgacgacggcaacaaaaaccccacaaatttgcatatttgacaatggaaaacagtatttttgcacgctttgcacgtgcatatttcatcttttgacattttgaagacgttctcgttctttctacgacgtgaaatgacctgttttgcagttgtgtggacgacgtgagcatatgatgacaaatgttcaattttgtcttcttatgccccaagcgcttgttccaatttaattccaggacagttagaacacactttttaagcataacgactttgaataactaaaaattgattgcagaaacgcgaagttacattttcagatgacgttctcgcttccgtcgccgtcgtgtttgcttaagctccctaatatttcGCAGGGAGCGCGAGACGAggggaagggaaaaaaaaaattttcttctcttccCCTCGTCTCGCATTTCGCGTTCGCCCCGCTTGGCTCATAAAGCGCCTGTAATGCAGCCTATTATAAGCTAACACTCAGACTTCTGAATAAGGAATATTGAATAACTTCATTATGGAATGACTACCCATACTCATTTCACACCGTTTCTTCTTATATTCGTCACATCTACCTCTTCCTTCCAGATGTTCTTGAATGCTGCAAGGACCTCGATGACACTGAATGGATTTCAATTTTGGGCGTGACTCGCACTCACCGTTACAACAGTAACTCCTCGTGGGAGCATTATGTTGCAGCAGTGGTAGGGTCCTTTTTGATGAAAGTGCTACAGGACGACCGCGTGTTTGCTATACTGGGAGGAGAGAGCCTGGAGTCCAGAGAACATAGTGCCTTGTCTCTCTTTGCTCAACAGGAATCTTTCTCTATCGCAGGTATAGCGAAGAAGctggaaatgaaaattaaatcCAAGTAGAACCACAAGTCTAGAAATGCAGAAATTACACGCATGCTTAAATTGTGCCTGTCATCACTGAGGACGTTGTCCTGTTAGCTCTCACCACCAAGTACCCATTGCTTACTTTAGGGTCACGGGTTGGGACGAGTGCTTCGGTTCGTGATATTAAAGGAAGGGTCATCATTCGAATTTCTCGCAATAGGGAATATTGATGTTGAATAGAGAGACTCCTCTAAGTGGAAACTCAGGTAGGTAGACCAAGTAGTAAAGAAACATTTGATAAGTGTAAATGAGATCGTGTACTTGATGTATATCTTGAATAGTGactagagcggttttcaaatggccGTCGAAAAACCAACACCAAAGTTATTAATCggaccaatcacagcaggagcaaacagcgcgatgagccaatcagaactcctagcaattacctgtaacttgctcaaagcacgagaaaaatcgcgcgtacaaAGTGCgactggttttggttttgcttcttatttgttgaaaaaactgGCGCAAGATTGTTAAGCCGATCACTAAGCGTCGCAATCGCgtcattactttcgacagtcatttcaaaactgCTTTACCTGCAGAGAACAAACGGATAAAAACCGTTAAACGAATAGAGCCAAGGAAAAGGCGTGGGCGAATTCACCtgggtatcattttttttttcacttgaagGATACAGTGTTACTTCAAGATGTGATGTTACCCAAGAACAGGTCCAGAGGCAAGCAGAGACATACTGGGCACAAATTAAAGAAGCTTTCAACCAAGGGCATTTCCACTCATCACATGGCATGCGCAGATCGCAGTCAGAGATTGGCACGAACAAGCCTGAGCACAGGAGGAGAATGTACCGCAAAAACCcagaagaaaataatgatgagAAAAATCCCTATGAGGAAGCCGTAATAGAGGAGTGTGTGCATCAAGCTTCAACTGTCAGGAAGCCCCTTTCTTTTGAACAAGAGAGTTCATTGCCTTCTGAGGGACCACAGCGCTTAACCCTACCACCCCTCCTCTCCAACATTAAAGGAATCAGCGCGAGGGCAGCAACACGGGGCGCCCAGCAGAAGATGTCAGACCATGCACAAGCATCCGACTCCTATCTGACTTCTGGAATGGCTGTAACAATGCAAGCTGCCCTGCTGCCGCTTGGAACATCCCTCGGGGGCAAAGGCAGCAGCTTTGAGATAATAAGAGTCACATCTGAGGAGAGAGCTACTGTCAGCGGGCAGGGAAGAGTCCTTCCTCCGATTCCCCGAGGGCCGAATAAAGTATGAATTAATGTGCGCAAAGTTGAGAAGTTTCCAATCACTCCAGTACCCGGGCAATCAGACAACGTGAACGCAGTCAAAGACCTGGGTGCGGCATCACAACATTCGAAAAGCCGCTATTTAATGTCTTAACATATAaccagaaaacaataaaatagtaTTTCGGCAATGACATTTGCTCGTTTTTTACTAAATAATACAGTGTGTGAGACGAGTTGTCGACAACCAAACGCTAAATTTTACGTTGATGACAACTGCGCAGTTGAGCTACTTAGTGACCGAAAGTGAGGTCGTTacgggaaaatctcaaactgaGGCCTTGCCGTATTGACCAAGCGGTAGCGAGGTCAATACGGTAGGCCGAGATTTGAGATTTTCCCGTAACGATCAAACGGTCGAGGttattaagttgtttattatatggcaccaacaacaaaaataaagccaaCAAGCCAAAGCTTGTTTTGCAAGCCCGTAATCGGCCCGTGGGCATTACGGGAGAATAATGCCCTACAATTCATCACaataagccaatcagagcgcgcgttaTATCGGCTACAAACAcaagccatataataatatgGTTCACCTGGATGTTTTGTGAACTATACAATCTTCCTTTCAACAATAATGCAATCTaccttttcaacaaaatggCTTCTGTTTCGCATCATTGCTGTTGCGATGTCTGTGTCTTGTAACCCCAGACGCCGCAGGTTTCCTTTTTTGGCTTGCTTTTGGAGCGACAAACTACGAAGTATTTAATCTTCGGCCTGTCGACTCGCGCCGACCGGTTACCTCCTTTGGTCAAGGTGTGATAAGACGTGACTGTCCGCCTTTTTAACCACTCGTTTTCTGCATTTCTTCTTCTGCATCTTCTGCGGTGTAAAATattcgtttttattttcacttgtttAAATGTTCTGTGAAAGGATGAGATCAACTGAATACATAAGTACACACGTAAGTGTTTTTGTCCTTGCTTTACTCTTTTTTTCTAGCTGAAAGAGATAGCTTCAAGTAGTCCTGAGAAGctgatatgaaaaaaaaaaaaaattcctcgGGAATGGATGATGTTCTTCGGAAATACCCATACAGTTTGTCCCCGGGTGTACTCCCGTATAAAAGGGAGACTgagggatgctcgtcgtctcgcttaggggtgtaaatttcgGATTTTGGTCTCACTTGGTTGCTCTGGGCAAAACGCAATCATATGTAGCCGTGGTGAACTTTGTAGTGGTTTTAAACGCGCAAACATTTATATTCTCACTTATCGACATTGATCCAGACGAAAGCTACCACAATGAAAATAGTATTATCCCGATGACAAGTgatattgaaaaagaaaaaaatcggTGCGATAAGTAACGAAGAAAATCAGCAAAATGTCGATGTCTTAATGACGGCAAAAGCGCAAAACTACGTTTTAGCCCAACGAGCGGAAAacacagttaaaaaaaattcaacctttatcaactcctttgataaaaccaaatttttgtataaGACTTGAACGTCTGAAAGAGGATTTTGCGTAAGATACacgaaaacagagaaaatgaaaacatacCTGCGACGAGCTGAATATTTTGATTTGCCGTTTTATGATGGACATAAAGAAGAAAGATGGCGGTGCGTACTTGGCCACTTTATTTCAGTGAAGTCTACAACGTCTACAGATTTATTTCAGAGAAGTCTACAACGTGacttaacaaaataaaaatgttattccCCAGCCGCGGTCTTGAGTTCCACCCTTGACCTACGGCCTCGGGTTATACTGAAGACTTCGGGCACAGTTTATTTCAATACGGACCCCCCAGCTGgtgaataaaatatttactcGGCTTTGCCATCATTTAAGTCAccgtattttttatttctctggGTTTTAAGATGGTCTCTTTAAGGGGTCAAAAAAAGCCTGGGTCACTCCCCGACTGGTGTCCTTTAGGGgcttaatttaaaatttccgacgagcatccctcCCCGGTCTACCCCTCCGCGAGTTTGTCTTACTGTAACACAACACCCTCACGTGTCACGTTGACTTTGAGCTTGGTAAACCTGTGCTTGTTCACGCCTTCATGAGTCCGCAAATTCAAATATTCACCATCGTTCTTACCTTCTAATCTAGTTGGTTCCTGTAAAGCAAATCAGTTATGTTTGAAGTCCTTCAAGTTCCTCGTGGATCTCTTGAAATTCTTGCCTTCTGTGTCTGTTTTCGAGTTGtacattttttccttaataACTATGGACCACTACCATCTTTGCTCGTCTCGAGCTCGCCAAAGAAAATCTGGCTTTACCGAAATATCAGCATTTCGTTCATTCACGCATGTATTTCAGCTTTTCTATCTGTTTACTGGTAAGATTTGGACACCATGATTTCATACCTTTAAAATGAAtgatcttttattttataatcacGATAAAAACACGAAAGTTACGTAACTCAATATGTTGCTTATGTTTTTGTACACACTATGTAGTTTCTTCGATGAACCAGCCATGCTTACAGATATGTTCAGTGCATGGAGCCGTTTATCTTATTTCTTGGTGTCACTATCGGCTGGTACGTGTTATGCCCGATTGTAACTGTTCAACGTTTTGTTGCACTTGTAAGATCTTGAAcgatgtttatttttaaccaTTGTATGTTCAGCGTAGTAATGACAATTTAAGTACGTCGGACTGCTGGAGCTGTTAAATGCAGGGAAAACCACAGATTAACCatccattttattttgaaatggaACAACAACGAACACCAAGCTCGACTACATGTGCACTTGTGACCATTGATGTCAATATTTGGTGGGGTCATCGATATAAAGAACACTGTAGAACTACCACAGATAGTGTTCTATAGTGAAGggttttgttttaatctcaTCCTAGCTATGTATTTATCAACTACAGCCATCTATGAAAAATGCTCCCCAGCATCTTTCTGTATTTAGTTTGAGACACTTCGTATGAATGCTGTTCATAAAGTTAACATACTATCATCCCCTGTTTACAGAAGCGAGCATCTAACATTTTCGTTATTAACAAATCCTTAGCACAGAAATAGAGTTCATCCTAAtttattttgctaaaaaaaaaaagtctgctGTTGCATCTGATTGCAAGATAATGGAAAAACAATTATGTAATGTAATAAtgggaaaaaaggcaaagttACACACAAGCTGCTGGAACAAATCACTAAAGCATACCTTGGTTTCCATAGCATGAAGAGTATTTTGATCTTTTACCCCCTGGATGGGATGTTAGTCCTTTGCAGCGCTATTTTATCGGAATCCTTTTATACATCTGGGGAGATAAGGACAAGGTGGAGCAAAGTTTCTTCTCCAAGGAAACAATATGTTTGTTGATGATTCTCTTCtttgctccgagaggtttttctccgggtactccggttttcccctctcctcaaaaacccaaattttcaaattccaatTCAATTCAGATTTCAGTGGGCGAATAGCCAATTCTGTGGAGATGCCACTGCAAAttcccattattattattattattattaatatgatGACATTGGGCCAGGCTTGAGATCTTAACCCCAGTGATGCACCACACTTCATCACCACACTACGTAGATTTCTTTTGGTAcattcaataatatttttgtgaGTTTAGGTGGTAGTTTGTCCCAGCTAGTGATATCAAGACaaagtttgatttgaaatatgaaaaattaata is a window from the Acropora palmata chromosome 1, jaAcrPala1.3, whole genome shotgun sequence genome containing:
- the LOC141880352 gene encoding uncharacterized protein LOC141880352, with product MTALPVRRAPSVNALSPRELTYETVGFDKVCIPVNAVIVAENELLFLETAQNLQDLKAVVIEKIGYVYFGRIHCRVVFLLKPRGPTAVIHAMKRLQPRAAIFLGFCKALQFRSRDSQGVSFEVGDVLIAETVLRKSSKYGEIESHPCSEYLVNVFEHGKFGWSPPKYRRQSAHVGSVVQMGDFAKNEKGTAIAEKSTKLDVLECCKDLDDTEWISILGVTRTHRYNSNSSWEHYVAAVVGSFLMKVLQDDRVFAILGGESLESREHSALSLFAQQESFSIAGYSVTSRCDVTQEQVQRQAETYWAQIKEAFNQGHFHSSHGMRRSQSEIGTNKPEHRRRMYRKNPEENNDEKNPYEEAVIEECVHQASTVRKPLSFEQESSLPSEGPQRLTLPPLLSNIKGISARAATRGAQQKMSDHAQASDSYLTSGMAVTMQAALLPLGTSLGGKGSSFEIIRVTSEERATVSGQGRVLPPIPRGPNKV